One segment of Brassica napus cultivar Da-Ae chromosome C3, Da-Ae, whole genome shotgun sequence DNA contains the following:
- the LOC106436633 gene encoding peptidyl-prolyl cis-trans isomerase FKBP17-1, chloroplastic: MIRCFARAPFIATVHFASPPSITISASHSPATSSPSVSASRREISLSIIAVASSIISSGYFSSPARADFSEIPNSGGVKSLDLRIGDGEIPIEGDQVAIHYYGRLAAKQGWRFDSTYDHKDSSGDSVPFTFILGSTNVIPGIETAVRSMKVGGIRRVVIPPSQGYQNTSQEPLPPNFFDRQRLFTTIFNPTRLANGEGSTLGTLVFDIELVSTRRPNR; this comes from the exons atgattcgGTGCTTCGCGCGTGCACCTTTCATCGCCACCGTCCATTTCGCATCTCCACCATCCATCACCATCTCCGCATCTCATTCTCCCGCGACGTCATCGCCGTCAGTATCAGCATCTAGAAGAGAAATATCTCTATCCATTATCGCCGTCGCGTCTTCCATCATCTCCTCCGGTTACTTCTCTTCTCCGGCACGAGCTGACTTCTCTGAAATCCCTAACTCCGGCGGAGTTAAGAGTCTCGACCTCCGAATCGGCGACGGTGAAATCCCCATTGAAGGAGATCAG GTTGCTATACATTACTATGGGAGATTAGCTGCGAAGCAAGGATGGAGATTTGATTCAACGTATGATCATAAAGACAGTAGTGGAGACTCTGTTCCTTTTACATTCATCCTTGGTTCTACCAAT GTTATTCCGGGGATCGAAACAGCTGTGAGGTCGATGAAAGTAGGAGGGATTCGTCGGGTGGTTATACCTCCGTCTCAAGGCTACCAGAACACATCACAAGAACCTCTCCCACCAAAT TTCTTTGACAGACAAAGACTCTTCACGACTATCTTTAACCCAACACGTCTTGCCAATGGTGAAGGCTCTACTCTTGGAACCCTCGTTTTCGATATCGAACTCGTCAGTACCAGACGCCCTAACCGATGA